The following proteins come from a genomic window of Sphaerisporangium rubeum:
- a CDS encoding trypsin-like serine peptidase, whose translation MNSRAKRLILPLGGVVITTGMIGATLITPAQAEVKPSPRKSGTLVSSNGAKAIAGSWTPSKLKAAKNYLEDSTHSGNLKKSTQKASADGKAGAVAPIGAGGKTAGTSKNVNLPTNVGRVFFQVDGKPYWCSGTSVQSKYRNLVATAGHCVYDTDKNDFVDNWVFIPGYYKGKAPWGMYVGAKVNLHHDFSVYEDYDYDYAFVNVYNGVKQTGDKVVNKETFDKYTGPKWAKDVEISESEYQKCYDEHGGETADCWSKVTGSEVVLPWGTAGGEKVLKEVTKEEFDKAPAWNAKVNYSKAPAKTSTEIVDEATYKAYKGPGYKKIVDSAYTITHYYVKYWVKKSSTKKYYKTVFYIKELADAGRLGDNVGGQGFTWNRSTKAKQFAFGYPTAAHLDGNKAYTGETMKWCYGQTSPAPAVSKFKAEEQIGIKCAFTPGATGGPFLIEYKSAKRTGYLNGVVSLTLDTDGNQRYDRITTPYFNGDTYGIYKYAANLYTGKLSTSAR comes from the coding sequence ATGAACTCCCGAGCAAAGCGTCTGATCCTCCCTCTCGGTGGCGTGGTCATCACCACCGGCATGATCGGCGCGACCCTCATCACCCCGGCTCAGGCCGAGGTCAAGCCGTCGCCGCGGAAGTCGGGGACGCTGGTGTCCAGCAACGGCGCGAAGGCCATCGCGGGCAGTTGGACCCCCAGCAAGTTGAAGGCGGCCAAGAACTACCTTGAGGACTCCACCCACTCGGGGAACCTCAAGAAGAGCACGCAGAAGGCGTCGGCCGACGGTAAGGCCGGGGCGGTTGCTCCGATCGGGGCCGGCGGCAAGACGGCGGGCACGTCGAAGAACGTCAACCTTCCGACCAATGTCGGCAGGGTGTTCTTCCAGGTGGACGGCAAGCCGTACTGGTGCTCCGGCACCTCGGTGCAGTCCAAGTACCGCAACCTGGTCGCCACGGCCGGTCACTGTGTCTACGACACCGACAAGAACGACTTCGTCGACAACTGGGTCTTCATCCCCGGCTACTACAAGGGCAAGGCTCCTTGGGGTATGTACGTCGGCGCCAAGGTCAACCTGCACCACGACTTCTCGGTGTACGAGGACTACGACTACGACTACGCGTTCGTCAACGTCTACAACGGCGTGAAGCAGACGGGTGACAAGGTCGTCAACAAGGAGACCTTCGACAAGTACACCGGCCCGAAGTGGGCCAAGGACGTCGAGATCTCCGAGTCCGAGTACCAGAAGTGCTACGACGAGCACGGTGGCGAGACGGCCGACTGCTGGTCGAAGGTCACCGGCAGCGAAGTCGTGCTGCCGTGGGGCACCGCGGGTGGCGAGAAGGTGCTCAAGGAGGTGACCAAGGAGGAGTTCGACAAGGCTCCGGCCTGGAACGCCAAGGTCAACTACTCCAAGGCGCCTGCCAAGACGTCCACCGAGATCGTGGACGAGGCCACCTACAAGGCCTACAAGGGCCCCGGCTACAAGAAGATCGTCGACTCGGCGTACACCATCACCCACTACTACGTGAAGTACTGGGTGAAGAAGTCGAGCACGAAGAAGTACTACAAGACGGTCTTCTACATCAAGGAGCTGGCGGACGCCGGCCGTCTCGGTGACAACGTCGGCGGCCAGGGCTTCACCTGGAACCGCAGCACCAAGGCCAAGCAGTTCGCGTTCGGGTACCCGACGGCCGCGCACCTCGACGGCAACAAGGCGTACACCGGCGAGACCATGAAGTGGTGCTACGGCCAGACGTCCCCCGCTCCGGCGGTGTCGAAGTTCAAGGCCGAGGAGCAGATCGGCATCAAGTGCGCGTTCACTCCCGGCGCCACCGGCGGTCCGTTCCTGATCGAGTACAAGAGCGCCAAGCGCACCGGTTACCTCAACGGTGTCGTGAGCCTCACGCTGGACACCGACGGCAACCAGCGGTACGACCGGATCACCACGCCGTACTTCAACGGCGACACGTACGGCATCTACAAGTACGCCGCCAACCTGTACACCGGGAAGCTCTCCACGAGCGCTCGCTGA
- a CDS encoding CGNR zinc finger domain-containing protein, whose product MDLTSYAELAVLLVNSGHALDSLEEARRFLAAAGRERDAARLTRADLAILSELRHELIAVFAAAARQDEQGAVERLNALLTLHPVHPQITRHDGHRWHLHLTEGGRLSGEYAAGAVMGLTALVTGLGVDRLGVCQADPCRRAYLDTSSNRSRRYCSERCASRANVAAYRARRRDAARVPGR is encoded by the coding sequence GTGGACCTCACCTCGTACGCGGAACTCGCGGTGCTGCTGGTCAACAGTGGTCACGCGCTGGACTCCTTGGAGGAGGCCAGGCGGTTTCTCGCCGCCGCCGGTCGTGAGAGGGACGCGGCGCGGCTCACCCGGGCCGATCTCGCGATCCTCTCCGAACTACGGCACGAGTTGATCGCTGTGTTCGCGGCCGCCGCGCGGCAGGACGAGCAGGGAGCCGTCGAGCGGCTGAACGCGCTGCTGACCCTGCACCCGGTGCACCCCCAGATAACCCGGCACGACGGTCACCGCTGGCACCTCCACCTCACTGAAGGCGGCCGGCTCAGCGGCGAATACGCGGCCGGTGCCGTCATGGGCCTCACCGCACTGGTCACGGGCCTCGGCGTCGACCGCCTCGGCGTCTGCCAGGCCGACCCGTGCCGCCGTGCGTACCTCGACACCTCCTCCAACCGCTCCCGCCGCTACTGCTCGGAACGCTGCGCCAGCCGCGCCAACGTCGCCGCCTACCGGGCCCGCCGCCGCGACGCCGCACGCGTCCCGGGCCGCTGA
- a CDS encoding SSI family serine proteinase inhibitor codes for MRPHLLLALTCALTATTPAPSVTAAASVPTTPGSAVTHPTTARPSTPGIRLARLKKPTTSSLTPRLKPHQEIGKVLLLAIAKGESPTPADHAVLLQCTPPGGTHPNREAACRLLDPVHADFNELNADPKAACSRDYNPITVYATGLWDTSRLSYEHTFGNTCELRATMGAVFDIAPR; via the coding sequence ATGCGACCGCACCTACTACTCGCCCTGACCTGTGCTCTCACCGCGACCACCCCAGCACCCTCGGTAACCGCCGCCGCCTCGGTCCCCACCACCCCCGGCAGCGCCGTCACCCACCCCACAACCGCTCGCCCCAGTACCCCCGGCATCCGCCTGGCCCGCCTGAAGAAACCCACCACCTCGTCCCTGACCCCCCGCCTGAAACCCCACCAGGAGATCGGCAAAGTCCTCCTCCTGGCCATCGCCAAAGGCGAATCCCCCACCCCCGCCGACCACGCCGTCCTCCTCCAATGCACCCCACCCGGCGGCACCCACCCCAACCGCGAAGCCGCCTGCCGCCTCCTCGACCCCGTCCACGCCGACTTCAACGAACTGAACGCCGACCCCAAAGCCGCCTGCAGCCGCGACTACAACCCGATAACCGTCTACGCCACCGGCCTCTGGGACACGTCCCGCCTGAGCTACGAACACACCTTCGGCAACACCTGCGAACTCCGCGCCACCATGGGAGCCGTCTTCGACATCGCTCCCCGATAG
- a CDS encoding trypsin-like serine peptidase: MNTRVKRLALPLGGALAATSMIGATMVASAQASTAPAKKVVSLASSSNAQKVANYWSANGGANFKAAAQYTANSQVAGKVKLGGGDATPDGKAGSVPPIGLEKVTPTKVKNVNLPKTIGKVFFTVGDKEYWCSGSSVQAKYRNLVATAGHCVFDEGLQNGALDNWVFVPGYYQGKSPWGIYVGKAAYTHYDLAVYEDYDSDYAFVTVYNGIAYAGEKAVSKDTWDKWQGYKYAKDVEITAEEYKKKVDELGGESVDAWAKTTGSETVIPWTTPGGVVVYKEVSKDEWDKAPSENSPVNYHKAKFKKPVTEIVDEATYKGYTGPGYKKIVDGAFTITHYYVAYKVKKTSTTKYYKTVFFIEYYKDAGRLGDNVGGQGFTWNQKVGQPVYVFGYPAAPHPDGDKPFTGVTPKWCYGKTFAAAPAAKFKAEAQIGLKCSMTAGSSGGPWILKYSSTKRLGYINGVTSLIGDADGNGRIDFSTSPYFDSETYAIYKSAANLWSGSIVTKDGDLVTKA; the protein is encoded by the coding sequence TTGAACACCCGAGTCAAGCGTCTCGCCCTCCCGCTGGGTGGTGCTCTCGCCGCCACCAGCATGATCGGCGCCACGATGGTGGCCTCCGCTCAGGCTTCGACCGCTCCGGCCAAGAAGGTCGTCTCCCTGGCCTCCTCCAGCAACGCGCAGAAGGTCGCCAACTACTGGTCCGCCAACGGTGGCGCCAACTTCAAGGCCGCGGCGCAGTACACCGCGAACTCGCAGGTGGCCGGCAAGGTCAAACTCGGCGGCGGCGACGCGACCCCCGACGGCAAGGCCGGCTCGGTTCCCCCCATCGGCCTGGAGAAGGTCACCCCGACCAAGGTCAAGAACGTCAACCTGCCCAAGACCATCGGCAAGGTGTTCTTCACGGTCGGGGACAAGGAGTACTGGTGCTCCGGTTCCTCCGTGCAGGCCAAGTACCGTAACCTCGTCGCCACCGCCGGCCACTGCGTCTTCGACGAGGGCCTGCAGAACGGCGCTCTGGACAACTGGGTGTTCGTGCCCGGCTACTACCAGGGCAAGTCGCCGTGGGGCATCTACGTCGGCAAGGCCGCCTACACCCACTACGACCTGGCCGTCTACGAGGACTACGACAGCGACTACGCTTTCGTGACCGTCTACAACGGCATCGCCTACGCCGGCGAGAAGGCCGTCTCCAAGGACACTTGGGACAAGTGGCAGGGCTACAAGTACGCCAAGGACGTGGAGATCACGGCCGAGGAGTACAAGAAGAAGGTCGACGAGCTCGGCGGCGAGTCGGTCGACGCGTGGGCCAAGACCACCGGCTCCGAGACCGTCATTCCCTGGACCACCCCGGGCGGCGTCGTCGTCTACAAGGAAGTGTCCAAGGACGAGTGGGACAAGGCTCCCAGCGAGAACAGCCCGGTCAACTACCACAAGGCCAAGTTCAAGAAGCCGGTCACCGAGATCGTCGACGAGGCCACCTACAAGGGCTACACCGGCCCGGGCTACAAGAAGATCGTCGACGGCGCCTTCACCATCACCCACTACTACGTGGCCTACAAGGTGAAGAAGACCAGCACCACCAAGTACTACAAGACGGTCTTCTTCATCGAGTACTACAAGGACGCGGGTCGTCTCGGCGACAACGTGGGTGGCCAGGGCTTCACCTGGAACCAGAAGGTCGGCCAGCCGGTCTACGTCTTCGGTTACCCCGCGGCCCCGCACCCCGACGGTGACAAGCCGTTCACCGGTGTCACGCCGAAGTGGTGCTACGGCAAGACCTTCGCCGCCGCCCCGGCTGCGAAGTTCAAGGCCGAGGCCCAGATCGGCCTCAAGTGCTCCATGACCGCCGGCTCCTCCGGTGGCCCCTGGATCCTGAAGTACAGCAGCACCAAGCGCCTCGGCTACATCAACGGTGTCACCAGCCTCATCGGCGACGCCGACGGCAACGGCCGGATCGACTTCAGCACCTCGCCGTACTTCGACAGCGAGACCTACGCGATCTACAAGAGCGCCGCCAACCTCTGGTCCGGCTCGATCGTCACCAAGGACGGCGACCTGGTCACCAAGGCCTGA
- a CDS encoding trypsin-like serine peptidase, with protein sequence MNTRVKRLALPLGGALAATSMIGATMVASAQASTAPAKKVVSLASASGAQKVADYWTANGGANFKAAAQYTADSQVSGKVKLGGGDATPDGKAGAVPPIGLEKVTPTKVKNVNLPKTIGKVFFTVGDKEYWCSGSSIQAKYRNLVATAGHCVFDEGLQNGALDNWVFVPGYYQGKSPWGIYVGKAAYTHYDLAVYEDYDSDYAFVTVYNGIAYAGEKAVSKDAYDKWQGYKYAKDVEITPEEYKKKVDENGGESVDAWAKTTGSETVIPWTTPGGVVAYKEVSKDEWDKAPSENSPVNYHKAKFKKPVTEIVDEATYKAYTGPGYKKIVDGAFTITHYYVAYKVKLSSSTKYYKTVFIVELYKDAGRLGDNVGGQGFTWNQKVGQPVYAFGYPAAPHPDGDKPFTGVTPKWCYGKTFAAAAAAKFKAEAQIGLKCSMTAGSSGGPWILKYSSTKRLGYINGVTSLIGDADANGRIDFSTSPYFDSETYAIYKSAANLWSGKIVTADGDLVTKA encoded by the coding sequence TTGAACACCCGAGTCAAGCGTCTCGCCCTCCCCCTCGGTGGCGCTCTCGCCGCCACCAGCATGATCGGCGCCACGATGGTGGCCTCCGCTCAGGCTTCGACCGCTCCGGCCAAGAAGGTCGTCTCCCTGGCCTCCGCCAGCGGCGCGCAGAAGGTCGCGGACTACTGGACCGCCAACGGTGGCGCCAACTTCAAGGCCGCGGCGCAGTACACCGCCGACTCGCAGGTGTCCGGCAAGGTCAAGCTCGGCGGCGGGGACGCGACCCCCGACGGCAAGGCCGGCGCGGTGCCTCCGATCGGTCTGGAGAAGGTCACCCCGACCAAGGTCAAGAACGTCAACCTGCCCAAGACCATCGGCAAGGTGTTCTTCACCGTCGGGGACAAGGAGTACTGGTGCTCCGGCTCGTCCATCCAGGCCAAGTACCGTAACCTCGTCGCCACCGCCGGCCACTGCGTCTTCGACGAGGGCCTGCAGAACGGCGCTCTGGACAACTGGGTGTTCGTGCCCGGCTACTACCAGGGCAAGTCGCCGTGGGGCATCTACGTCGGCAAGGCCGCCTACACCCACTACGACCTCGCGGTGTACGAGGACTACGACAGCGACTACGCGTTCGTCACGGTGTACAACGGCATCGCCTACGCCGGCGAGAAGGCCGTCTCCAAGGACGCGTACGACAAGTGGCAGGGCTACAAGTACGCCAAGGACGTGGAGATCACGCCCGAGGAGTACAAGAAGAAGGTCGACGAGAACGGCGGCGAGTCGGTCGACGCGTGGGCCAAGACCACCGGCTCCGAGACCGTCATTCCCTGGACCACCCCGGGCGGCGTCGTCGCCTACAAGGAAGTGTCCAAGGACGAGTGGGACAAGGCTCCCAGCGAGAACAGCCCGGTCAACTACCACAAGGCCAAGTTCAAGAAGCCCGTCACCGAGATCGTCGACGAGGCCACCTACAAGGCCTACACCGGCCCGGGCTACAAGAAGATCGTCGACGGTGCGTTCACCATCACGCACTACTACGTGGCCTACAAGGTGAAGCTGAGCAGCTCCACCAAGTACTACAAGACGGTCTTCATCGTCGAGCTGTACAAGGACGCGGGTCGTCTCGGCGACAACGTGGGTGGCCAGGGCTTCACCTGGAACCAGAAGGTCGGCCAGCCGGTCTACGCGTTCGGCTACCCCGCGGCGCCGCACCCCGACGGTGACAAGCCGTTCACCGGTGTCACGCCGAAGTGGTGCTACGGCAAGACCTTCGCCGCCGCCGCGGCCGCGAAGTTCAAGGCCGAGGCCCAGATCGGCCTCAAGTGCTCCATGACCGCCGGCTCCTCCGGTGGCCCCTGGATCCTGAAGTACAGCAGCACCAAGCGCCTCGGCTACATCAACGGTGTCACCAGCCTCATCGGCGACGCCGACGCCAATGGCCGGATCGACTTCAGCACCTCGCCGTACTTCGACAGCGAGACCTACGCGATCTACAAGAGCGCCGCCAACCTCTGGTCCGGCAAGATCGTGACCGCCGACGGTGACCTGGTCACCAAGGCCTGA
- a CDS encoding trypsin-like serine peptidase yields MNTRVKRLMLPLGGTAVATGMIAVSLTTAGGAAAAAPASDPMATTKAAAMETVKFWAANGGKSLKSATKYTEDAATKAKIKLGGGDAEPDGKTGTVPPIGQEKVTPTKVKNVNLPRTIGKVFFRLDGKTYWCSGSSVQGKYRNLVATAGHCVYDTDANRDTLDRWVFIPGYYQGKAPWGIYVGKSAYTHFDFAVYEDFDSDYGFVNVYNGVEAGTWKDAGRLGDNVGGQGFAWNQPIGKPVYAFGYPAGPHPDGDFPYTGQTPKYCYGKTTAASPVSAFKAEAQIAIKCSFTAGASGGPWIAGYSSTKRLGYINGVTSLVGDKDANGRFDFATSPYFDSETYAVYSLAANLWTGKIGK; encoded by the coding sequence TTGAACACCCGAGTCAAGCGCCTCATGCTCCCTCTCGGTGGCACGGCCGTCGCCACCGGCATGATCGCCGTCTCCCTCACCACCGCCGGCGGCGCCGCCGCGGCCGCTCCCGCGAGTGACCCGATGGCCACCACCAAGGCCGCCGCGATGGAGACCGTCAAGTTCTGGGCGGCCAACGGGGGCAAGTCGCTGAAGTCCGCGACCAAGTACACCGAGGACGCCGCCACCAAGGCGAAGATCAAGCTCGGCGGCGGGGACGCCGAGCCCGACGGCAAGACCGGCACCGTGCCGCCGATCGGCCAGGAGAAGGTCACCCCGACCAAGGTCAAGAACGTCAACCTGCCGCGTACCATCGGCAAGGTCTTCTTCCGCCTCGACGGCAAGACCTACTGGTGCTCCGGCTCGTCGGTCCAGGGCAAGTACCGCAACCTGGTCGCCACCGCCGGCCACTGCGTGTACGACACCGACGCCAACCGCGACACCCTGGACCGCTGGGTCTTCATCCCCGGCTACTACCAGGGCAAGGCGCCGTGGGGCATCTACGTCGGCAAGTCCGCCTACACCCACTTCGACTTCGCGGTGTACGAGGACTTCGACAGCGACTACGGCTTCGTCAACGTCTACAACGGCGTCGAGGCCGGCACCTGGAAGGACGCCGGCCGGCTCGGCGACAACGTCGGCGGCCAGGGCTTCGCGTGGAACCAGCCCATCGGCAAGCCGGTGTACGCCTTCGGCTACCCCGCGGGCCCGCACCCCGACGGCGACTTCCCCTACACCGGTCAGACGCCGAAGTACTGCTACGGCAAGACCACGGCCGCGAGCCCGGTCAGCGCGTTCAAGGCCGAGGCGCAGATCGCCATCAAGTGCTCCTTCACCGCCGGCGCCTCCGGCGGCCCCTGGATCGCCGGGTACAGCAGCACCAAGCGCCTCGGTTACATCAACGGTGTGACCAGCCTGGTCGGCGACAAGGACGCCAACGGCCGCTTCGACTTCGCGACCTCGCCGTACTTCGACAGCGAGACCTACGCCGTCTACTCGCTGGCCGCCAACCTGTGGACCGGCAAGATCGGCAAGTGA
- a CDS encoding trypsin-like serine peptidase: MNTRVKRLALPLGGALAATSMIGATMVASAEASTAPAKKVVSLASSSSAQKVADYWTSNRGANFKAAAQYTANSQVAGKVKLGGGDAKADGKAGSVPPIGLEKVTPTKVKNVNLPKTIGKVFFTVGDKEYWCSGSSVQAKYRNLVATAGHCVFDEGLQNGALDNWVFVPGYYQGKAPWGIYVGKAAYTHYDLAVYEDYDSDYAFVTVYNGIAYAGEKAVSKDAYDKWQGYKYAKDVEITAAEYKKCFDENGGETFDCWAKTTGSEVVVPWTTEGADTATKEVTKEEFDKAASVPMNQNYHQAKELTRTDIVDEATYKAYTGPGYKKIVDGAFTITHYYVAYKVKKSSSTKYYKTVFIIELYKDAGRLGDNVGGQGFTWNQKVGQPVYIFGYPAAPHPDGDKPFTGVTPKWCYGKTFAAKPAAKFKAEAQIGLKCSMTAGSSGAPWILKYSSTKRLGYINGVSSLIGDADGNGRIDFSTSPYFDSETYAIYKSAANLWSGKIVTADGDLVTKA, encoded by the coding sequence TTGAACACCCGAGTCAAGCGTCTCGCCCTCCCCCTGGGTGGTGCCCTGGCCGCCACCAGCATGATCGGCGCCACGATGGTCGCCTCCGCCGAGGCCTCGACCGCCCCCGCCAAGAAGGTCGTCTCCCTGGCCTCCTCCAGCTCCGCGCAGAAGGTCGCGGACTACTGGACGAGCAACCGTGGCGCCAACTTCAAGGCCGCGGCGCAGTACACCGCGAACTCGCAGGTGGCCGGCAAGGTCAAGCTCGGTGGCGGCGACGCGAAGGCGGACGGGAAGGCCGGCTCGGTTCCCCCGATCGGTCTGGAGAAGGTCACCCCGACCAAGGTCAAGAACGTCAACCTGCCCAAGACCATCGGCAAGGTGTTCTTCACCGTCGGGGACAAGGAGTACTGGTGCTCCGGTTCCTCCGTGCAGGCCAAGTACCGTAACCTCGTCGCCACCGCCGGCCACTGCGTCTTCGACGAGGGCCTGCAGAACGGCGCTCTGGACAACTGGGTGTTCGTCCCCGGCTACTACCAGGGCAAGGCTCCCTGGGGCATCTACGTCGGCAAGGCCGCCTACACCCACTACGACCTGGCCGTCTACGAGGACTACGACAGCGACTACGCTTTCGTGACCGTCTACAACGGCATCGCCTACGCCGGCGAGAAGGCTGTCTCCAAGGACGCGTACGACAAGTGGCAGGGCTACAAGTACGCCAAGGACGTGGAGATCACGGCCGCGGAGTACAAGAAGTGCTTCGACGAGAACGGCGGCGAGACGTTCGACTGCTGGGCCAAGACCACCGGTAGCGAGGTCGTCGTCCCCTGGACCACCGAGGGCGCGGACACCGCGACCAAGGAAGTCACCAAGGAAGAGTTCGACAAGGCCGCCTCGGTTCCGATGAACCAGAACTACCACCAGGCCAAGGAACTCACCCGCACGGACATCGTGGACGAGGCCACCTACAAGGCCTACACCGGCCCGGGCTACAAGAAGATCGTCGACGGCGCCTTCACCATCACCCACTACTACGTGGCCTACAAGGTGAAGAAGAGCAGCTCCACCAAGTACTACAAGACCGTCTTCATCATCGAGCTGTACAAGGACGCGGGTCGTCTCGGCGACAACGTGGGTGGCCAGGGCTTCACCTGGAACCAGAAGGTCGGCCAGCCGGTCTACATCTTCGGCTACCCCGCGGCCCCGCACCCCGACGGTGACAAGCCGTTCACCGGTGTCACGCCGAAGTGGTGCTACGGCAAGACCTTCGCGGCCAAGCCCGCCGCGAAGTTCAAGGCCGAGGCCCAGATCGGCCTGAAGTGCTCCATGACCGCCGGCTCCTCCGGTGCGCCGTGGATCCTGAAGTACAGCAGCACCAAGCGTCTCGGCTACATCAACGGTGTCAGCAGCCTCATCGGCGACGCCGACGGCAACGGCCGGATCGACTTCAGCACCTCGCCGTACTTCGACAGCGAGACCTACGCGATCTACAAGAGCGCCGCCAACCTCTGGTCCGGCAAGATCGTGACCGCCGACGGTGACCTGGTCACCAAGGCCTGA
- a CDS encoding trypsin-like serine peptidase, translated as MPSRAKRITLTLCGALAAGVMLSAVPGPAQAASGAPDGITTVALAQTKTDKQKVVEWWTPDRLKHASSYAPRNSSGGGTGSSTGSTPAATPASAAVGRGVSSASSKVTSVKGVVPPKAPPRGLSSRNVNLPPTVGKVFFRIGDAEYWCSASSLHSPRYGNLVATAGHCAYDVKQAKPVEYWVFIPAYTGDGATPYGIYVGHTLHLNERYAATGDFDFDYAFVTVHHGYRWDLAKNADGTPEKDAKGLPVYKVVDTGRLETNVGGQGFAWNRGHVVAAYAFGYPAGPHPDGTRPYTGRRMESCLTRATSKISTAKWELDNGVLFGKCAFTAGASGGPWLIKYSGVKRLGYLNGVNSLTWDLNGDGKYDGISSPYFNTATYQVYAYATRQKTD; from the coding sequence ATGCCCTCCCGAGCGAAGCGGATCACGCTCACGCTGTGCGGCGCACTGGCCGCCGGTGTGATGCTGTCCGCCGTCCCGGGCCCGGCGCAGGCGGCCTCCGGCGCTCCCGACGGCATCACGACCGTCGCGCTCGCGCAGACCAAGACGGACAAGCAGAAGGTCGTCGAGTGGTGGACGCCGGACCGGCTCAAGCACGCCAGCAGTTACGCGCCGCGCAACTCGTCCGGCGGCGGCACCGGCTCGTCGACCGGTTCGACGCCGGCGGCGACACCCGCGTCGGCCGCGGTGGGCCGAGGCGTCTCGTCGGCGAGCAGCAAGGTGACCTCGGTGAAGGGCGTGGTGCCGCCGAAGGCGCCGCCGCGTGGCCTCAGCTCCAGGAACGTCAACCTGCCGCCGACGGTCGGCAAGGTCTTCTTCCGCATCGGTGACGCCGAGTACTGGTGCTCGGCCTCGTCGCTGCACTCCCCGCGGTACGGCAACCTGGTGGCGACCGCGGGTCACTGCGCGTACGACGTCAAGCAGGCCAAACCGGTCGAGTACTGGGTGTTCATCCCCGCGTACACCGGTGACGGCGCGACGCCGTACGGCATCTACGTCGGCCACACGCTGCATCTCAACGAGCGGTACGCCGCCACCGGGGACTTCGACTTCGACTACGCCTTCGTCACGGTGCACCACGGCTATCGGTGGGATCTCGCCAAGAACGCCGACGGCACGCCGGAGAAGGACGCCAAGGGGCTGCCGGTCTACAAGGTGGTGGACACCGGACGGCTGGAGACCAACGTCGGAGGACAGGGGTTCGCGTGGAACCGCGGTCATGTCGTCGCGGCGTACGCCTTCGGCTATCCCGCCGGTCCGCATCCCGACGGCACGCGGCCGTACACGGGACGGCGCATGGAGTCGTGCCTGACGCGGGCCACGAGCAAGATCTCCACTGCCAAGTGGGAGCTGGACAACGGTGTGCTGTTCGGCAAGTGCGCGTTCACGGCCGGCGCGAGCGGCGGGCCCTGGCTGATCAAGTACAGCGGGGTGAAGCGCCTCGGGTACCTCAACGGGGTCAACAGCCTCACGTGGGACCTGAACGGCGACGGCAAGTACGACGGCATCTCCTCGCCGTACTTCAACACGGCGACCTACCAGGTGTACGCGTACGCGACCCGGCAGAAGACCGACTGA
- a CDS encoding NAD(P)-dependent malic enzyme, translated as MHRGGKLEIRSTVPVRDADDLSLAYTPGVARVCTAIAEQPDLVNDYTWVSNVVAVVSDGTAVLGLGDIGPAAAMPVMEGKALLFKQFAGVDAVPVCLDCTDVDALVETVARLAPSFGGINLEDISAPRCFEVEDRLRELLDIPVFHDDQHGTAIVVLAALQNAARLTGRALGDLRAVVAGAGASGVAVTNILVNAGIGDIAVSDSKGLIHQGRDGLNPVKQVLASRTNRAGLTGSTEEALTGADVFIGLSGSTLAESAVESMGRDPIVFALSNPTPEIHPEVARRHATVVATGRSDFPNQINNVLAFPGVFRGALDVRASAITENMKVAAAHALADVVGGDLSPEYVIPSPFDARVAPAVIAAVAAQARQDGVARK; from the coding sequence ATGCATCGCGGCGGCAAGCTGGAAATCCGTTCCACCGTCCCGGTCCGCGACGCCGACGACCTGTCCCTGGCCTACACGCCAGGGGTGGCGCGGGTCTGCACCGCCATCGCCGAGCAGCCGGATCTCGTCAACGACTACACCTGGGTCTCCAACGTCGTGGCCGTGGTCAGCGACGGCACCGCCGTGCTCGGGCTCGGCGACATCGGCCCGGCCGCGGCCATGCCGGTCATGGAGGGCAAGGCCCTGCTGTTCAAGCAGTTCGCCGGCGTGGACGCGGTTCCCGTCTGCCTCGACTGCACCGATGTCGACGCGCTGGTGGAGACCGTGGCACGTCTCGCGCCGTCGTTCGGCGGCATCAACCTCGAGGACATCAGCGCTCCCCGCTGCTTCGAGGTCGAGGACCGCCTGCGGGAGCTGCTCGACATCCCCGTGTTCCACGATGACCAGCACGGTACGGCCATCGTGGTGCTCGCCGCGCTCCAGAACGCCGCGCGGCTGACCGGCCGTGCGCTCGGCGACCTGCGGGCCGTCGTGGCGGGGGCCGGCGCCTCCGGTGTCGCGGTCACCAACATCCTGGTGAACGCCGGCATCGGCGACATCGCGGTGTCCGACTCCAAGGGCCTGATTCACCAGGGCCGCGACGGGCTGAACCCCGTCAAGCAGGTCTTGGCGTCCCGCACCAACAGGGCCGGGCTCACCGGCTCCACCGAGGAGGCGCTCACCGGAGCCGACGTGTTCATCGGCCTGTCGGGCTCGACTCTCGCCGAGAGCGCCGTGGAGTCCATGGGACGCGACCCCATCGTGTTCGCGCTGTCCAACCCGACCCCGGAGATCCACCCCGAGGTCGCGAGGCGGCACGCCACGGTCGTGGCCACCGGCCGGTCCGACTTCCCCAACCAGATCAACAACGTGCTGGCCTTCCCCGGTGTGTTCCGCGGCGCGCTGGACGTGCGGGCCTCGGCCATCACCGAGAACATGAAGGTCGCCGCGGCCCACGCGCTGGCCGACGTGGTGGGTGGCGACCTGTCACCCGAGTACGTCATCCCGAGCCCGTTCGACGCGCGCGTGGCCCCCGCGGTGATCGCCGCCGTCGCCGCGCAGGCCCGTCAGGACGGCGTCGCGCGCAAGTAG